The nucleotide sequence CGCATCGAAGCGAATCAGTGTGGTGAACAGGCGGATGTCGGCTTCGGTCAGGTATTCACCTACAAGGTAGCGACGCTCGCTTAATAGCTGTTCCAGGCGATCCAGCTCGGCGAACAACTCGTCGAATGCCTCGTCGTAGGCTTCCTGGGTGGTGGCGAAGCCGGCGCGGTACACACCGTTATTGACTCGGGGGTAGATGCGTTCGTTGAGCGCGTCGATCTCGCTGCGCAAGGCGGCGGGGTAGAAGTCCATGCGGTTGCCGGTCAGCTCGTCGAAGGCACCGTTGAACATGCGGATGATCTCGGACGACTCGTTGTTGACGATGCGCTGGCCGTGCTTGTCCCACAGCAGCGGCACGGTTACGCGCCCGGTGTACTGGGCGTCGTCACGGGTATAGCGCTGATGCAGGTACTGCAGGTCGTCCAGCGGGTCGCCCGAGGAGCCGTGGCTGCGGTCGAAGGTCCAGCCGTTTTCGGCCATCAGCCAGCTGACTACGGACACGTCGATCAGGCTTTCCAGGCCCTTGAGTTTGCGCAGGATCAGGGTGCGATGCGCCCAAGGGCAGGCGAGCGACACGTAGAGGTGATAGCGGCCCGCTTCGGCGGGAAAACCGCCCTCGCCACTCGGGCCAGGGCCGCCGTCGACGGTAATCCAGTTGCGACGCTGGGCGTTCTCACGCTGGAAGCGCCCGCTCTGCGTCTGGTACCACTTGTCCTGCCATTGGCCATCGATAAGCAAACCCATGATCCGACTCCTGCCTTTAAGGTATGGGAGTCAGTCTGCTTGGCATGCGTTCGATAAAAAAGCGCAAAGTACCGACACTGATTATCGATCAATTCGATGAGTGTCGGTTCTGCCAGATGGTCTCGGCTTCGGCAAAGGCCTGCTCGCGGCTGCGACCCAGTGCGCGCAAGGCCAGGGCGGTGGTTGCGCGGATGGCCAGCAGGCCGTAGTCGTCCTGTACTTCGCCACGCCAGACGGCAAGCAGGTGCGCCGGATCGAGGGTTTCCGGTTTGACGTGGCGCTGCGCCGACAGGGCCGGCCATTCCTCGTCCCAGTTCTCGCCATTGGCGGTGCCGTAGAGATGACTGCTGGCATCCGGATTGGCCTCAATCTCGCCGCCTTCGCCCTTGATCACGATGGCCGTGTCACCGAGCAGCTGGCTGGCCTCGCGGTGCACGGCCTGGTAACCGGGGTGGAATATGCTCTGCAGCACGCAGGACGCGCCGAGCGGGTTGAGCACGCGAGCCAGCGAATGGATCGGCGAGCGCAGGCCGAGGGTGTTGCGCAGATCGATCATCCGTTGCAGTTGCGGCGACCAGGAGCCCAGGGTGGTGAAGGCCGGCTTGCGCTGATCGAGTGTTGCGGCGACGGCCTGCCAGTCAGCGCAGAGCGGAATTTCCAGCAGGCCGAGTAGCTGCTCCGTGTACAGGCGCCCAGCCGTGTGCGCGCCGCCGCCATGCATGTGGATGCGCACGCCGCTGGCGGC is from Pseudomonas sp. PDM14 and encodes:
- a CDS encoding glutathione S-transferase family protein, which produces MGLLIDGQWQDKWYQTQSGRFQRENAQRRNWITVDGGPGPSGEGGFPAEAGRYHLYVSLACPWAHRTLILRKLKGLESLIDVSVVSWLMAENGWTFDRSHGSSGDPLDDLQYLHQRYTRDDAQYTGRVTVPLLWDKHGQRIVNNESSEIIRMFNGAFDELTGNRMDFYPAALRSEIDALNERIYPRVNNGVYRAGFATTQEAYDEAFDELFAELDRLEQLLSERRYLVGEYLTEADIRLFTTLIRFDAVYHGHFKCNLKRLEDYPNLSNWLRELYQWPGIAETVDFTHIKSHYYASHKTINPTGIVPRGPQQDFTRPHDRRRLSGRGIFGA
- a CDS encoding glycosyl transferase family protein, yielding MHLVAPPEHPFAQFVRILGKGKRGARGMSREEAREAMGMLLDDKVEDTQLGAFLMLLRHKEESAEELAGFTEALRARLQPPKIALDLDWPSYAGKKRHLPWFLLAVKALAASGVRIHMHGGGAHTAGRLYTEQLLGLLEIPLCADWQAVAATLDQRKPAFTTLGSWSPQLQRMIDLRNTLGLRSPIHSLARVLNPLGASCVLQSIFHPGYQAVHREASQLLGDTAIVIKGEGGEIEANPDASSHLYGTANGENWDEEWPALSAQRHVKPETLDPAHLLAVWRGEVQDDYGLLAIRATTALALRALGRSREQAFAEAETIWQNRHSSN